The proteins below are encoded in one region of Phalacrocorax aristotelis chromosome 13, bGulAri2.1, whole genome shotgun sequence:
- the TSHZ2 gene encoding teashirt homolog 2 translates to MPRRKQQAPKRAAGYVQEEDLKEEEDIKEEEEDDDDNNSTAQLQGSNDTGTDEEHEAGPEQKGNFSYQNSPVSHISNQDAENESLLSDGSDHVADIKSICSREPRDPKTSTHPKAQNEAHDCMDKMTAVYANILSDSYWTGLGLGFKLSNSEKRSCDNRNGGNKADFDWHQDALSKSLQQNLPSRPVSKPNLFSSVQLYRQSSKMCGTVFTGASRFRCRQCSAAYDTLVELTVHMNETGHYQDDNHKKDKHRPTSYSKPRKRAFQDMDKEDAQKVLKCMFCGDSFDSLQDLSVHMIKTKHYQKVPLKEPVPTISSKMVTPAKKRVFDVNRPCSPDSTTGSFSDTFSPQKNANLQLSSNNRYGYQNGASYTWQFEACKSQILKCMECGSSHDTLQQLTTHMMVTGHFLKVTSSASKKGKQLVLDPLAVEKMQSLSEAPANDSPVSKSTSKSSAECIAPTSEVKKESKKDKADDANKDEKAVKTEEYEDTLQKPLDPTMKYQYLREEDLEDGSKGGGDILKSLENTVTTAINKAQNGAPSWSAYPSIHAAYQLSEGAKPSLPVGSQVLQIRPTITNKLRPIAPKWKVMPLVPVSANVAQCTQVKKETDDKEEVQKDYAKEGIQAEPASLSQSEREPLLNSEASVEPKKTEPCPLKEEDKIKEDSGKEKTVLKEPTAASLSNGCAAASHPAELPCVNPLSALQSVLNNHLGKATEPLRPQSNSSPSSSTMSMFHKPNLNMMEKPVLSPAPTPPKPASVSRHYLFENNDQPIDLTKSKGKKAESAQAQSCTSPPQKHALSDIADMVKVLPKATTPKPAASSRIPSMKLEIDVRRFEDVSAEVSTLHKRKGRQSNWNPQHLLILQAQFASSLFQTSEGKYLLSDLGPQERMQISKFTGLSMTTISHWLANVKYQLRKTGGTKFLKNMDKGHPVFYCSDCASQFRTPSTYISHLESHLGFQMKDMNRLAVEQQTKVEQEISRVSVQRSPETIAGEEDTDSKFKCKLCCRTFASKHAVKLHLSKTHSKSPEHHSQFVAEVDEE, encoded by the coding sequence GTTATGTCCAAGAAGAAGAtttaaaggaagaggaagatataaaggaggaggaagaagatgaTGACGACAACAATTCAACTGCTCAACTCCAGGGCAGCAATGACACTGGCACGGATGAGGAGCATGAAGCGGGTCCTGAGCAGAAAGGGAACTTTAGTTACCAGAATTCCCCTGTCAGTCATATATCTAACCAGGATGCAGAAAACGAATCACTGCTAAGTGACGGTAGTGACCATGTGGCAGATATTAAAAGCATTTGCTCTAGAGAGCCACGGGACCCCAAAACCAGCACCCATCCCAAAGCCCAgaatgaagcacatgattgcATGGACAAAATGACAGCGGTCTATGCCAACATACTGTCAGACTCTTATTGGACAGGCTTAGGGCTGGGTTTCAAGCTGTCCAACTCTGAAAAGAGGAGTTGTGACAACAGAAATGGAGGGAACAAAGCTGATTTTGATTGGCACCAAGACGCACTGTCAAAAAGCTTACAGCAGAATTTACCTTCCAGACCTGTCTCGAAACCCAACCTGTTCAGCTCAGTCCAGCTCTACAGGCAGAGCAGCAAAATGTGTGGAACTGTGTTCACGGGTGCCAGCCGGTTTCGGTGCCGGCAGTGCAGCGCCGCCTACGACACGTTGGTAGAGCTAACGGTTCATATGAATGAGACAGGTCACTACCAAGACGACAACCACAAAAAGGACAAGCACAGACCTACCAGCTACTCAAAGCCACGAAAACGGGCTTTCCAGGACATGGACAAGGAAGATGCACAAAAAGTTCTGAAATGTATGTTCTGTGGTGACTCTTTTGATTCCCTTCAAGATCTGAGTGTTCAtatgataaaaacaaaacattaccAAAAAGTGCCTTTGAAGGAGCCGGTACCAACCATTTCTTCAAAAATGGTCACTCCAGCAAAGAAACGCGTGTTTGATGTTAACAGGCCTTGCTCCCCCGATTCCACGACGGGGTCGTTCTCAGAtactttttctcctcagaagAATGCGAACCTGCAGTTATCGTCTAACAACCGCTACGGCTACCAGAATGGCGCCAGCTACACGTGGCAGTTTGAGGCCTGCAAATCCCAGATTTTGAAGTGTATGGAATGTGGAAGTTCCCATGACACCTTGCAGCAGCTCACAACCCACATGATGGTCACTGGCCATTTCCTGAAAGTCACAAGTTCAgcttcaaagaaaggaaagcaactTGTTCTGGATCCTTTAGCCGTGGAAAAAATGCAATCGCTGTCTGAAGCACCGGCCAATGACAGCCCGGTTTCAAAATCAACCAGTAAATCATCTGCCGAGTGCATAGCTCCCACCtctgaagtaaaaaaagaaagtaaaaaagatAAAGCTGATGATGCAAACAAAGATGAGAAAGCAGTAAAAACTGAGGAGTATGAAGACACGCTTCAGAAACCACTGGATCCCACAATGAAATACCAGTACCTCAGAGAAGAAGACTTAGAAGATGGTTCAAAGGGTGGTGGGGACATCTTAAAGTCCTTGGAGAACACTGTCACAACAGCCATCAATAAAGCTCAAAACGGAGCGCCCAGCTGGAGCGCATACCCCAGCATCCATGCAGCTTATCAGCTCTCAGAAGGAGCTAAACCGTCTTTGCCTGTGGGTTCCCAGGTACTGCAAATCAGGCCAACGATCACCAATAAACTGAGGCCAATAGCTCCGAAGTGGAAGGTCATGCCTCTGGTCCCTGTCTCAGCAAATGTGGCCCAGTGCACTCAAGTGAAGAAGGAAACCGATGACAAGGAGGAGGTACAAAAGGACTATGCTAAAGAGGGCATCCAGGCTGAGCCTGCCTCACTCAGCCAGAGCGAGAGAGAACCTCTCCTCAATTCTGAAGCCTCTGTGGAGCCAAAAAAGACAGAACCATGTCCCTTGAAAGAAGAAGACAAAATTAAAGAGGACAGCGGGAAAGAAAAAACGGTCCTCAAGGAACCAACCGCAGCTTCTCTTAGTaatggctgtgctgctgccagccacccGGCTGAACTGCCTTGTGTCAACCCGCTCAGTGCGCTGCAGTCAGTCCTGAATAATCACTTGGGCAAAGCCACTGAGCCTTTACGGCCTCAGTCCAACTCCAGCCCCAGCTCTAGCACAATGTCTATGTTCCACAAACCTAACCTAAATATGATGGAGAAGCCAGTTTTATCTCCTGCTCCAACCCCACCAAAGCCTGCAAGTGTGTCCAGGCACtatttgtttgaaaacaacGATCAGCCTATTGACCTGACCAAATCCAAAGGCAAGAAAGCTGAGTCAGCTCAAGCACAATCTTGTACTTCTCCACCTCAAAAACATGCTCTGTCTGACATCGCTGACATGGTCAAAGTTCTTCCCAAAGCTACTACGCCAAAACCCGCTGCATCTTCAAGGATCCCGTCTATGAAATTGGAAATAGATGTCCGACGCTTTGAGGATGTCTCAGCAGAAGTCTCCACTCTGCATAAGAGGAAGGGCAGGCAGTCAAACTGGAACCCTCAGCATCTTCTCATTTTGCAAGCTCAGTTTGCTTCCAGTCTCTTCCAGACATCTGaaggtaaatatttattatCAGACCTAGGCCCACAGGAGCGCATGCAGATCTCAAAATTTACTGGACTGTCAATGACCACCATCAGCCATTGGTTGGCAAATGTCAAGTATCAACTTAGGAAAACCGGAGGAACTAAGTTTTTGAAAAACATGGACAAAGGACATCCAGTCTTTTATTGCAGCGACTGTGCATCTCAGTTTCGAACCCCATCTACTTACATTAGCCACTTAGAATCTCATCTAGGTTTCCAAATGAAAGACATGAACAGGCTGGCTGTGGAGCAGCAAACCAAGGTAGAGCAAGAAATCTCCAGAGTTTCAGTTCAAAGATCTCCTGAAACAATAGCTGGAGAAGAGGACACAGACTCTAAGTTCAAATGTAAGTTGTGCTGTCGGACATTTGCGAGCAAACATGCAGTAAAACTTCATCTAAGCAAAACACACAGCAAGTCACCAGAACATCATTCACAATTTGTAGCAGAAGTGGATGAAGAATAA